From a region of the Tenggerimyces flavus genome:
- a CDS encoding DUF4190 domain-containing protein → MSDERAGGDPAPIPSEGTSAPPDANRVFGQAPPSHPFSAPAGGPGGDGPPPVKLSEADDRKLRIRARLAVIFGAGALIFAVLAFPLGLILGVAAIVLGALARRSARPARVRAPGAVPGIVLGIVATVFASFVAVTAAVFWDEVSEYYTCMEGANTRTSQEGCQETMRKRLTERLEADGSAG, encoded by the coding sequence GTGAGCGACGAACGTGCGGGAGGCGACCCCGCACCGATCCCGTCCGAGGGCACCTCGGCGCCCCCGGACGCGAACCGGGTGTTCGGACAGGCGCCGCCGTCGCATCCATTCAGTGCTCCGGCCGGCGGCCCTGGCGGCGACGGGCCGCCGCCAGTGAAGTTGTCGGAAGCGGACGACCGCAAGCTGCGCATCCGCGCGCGGCTGGCCGTCATCTTCGGCGCGGGCGCGTTGATCTTCGCCGTGCTCGCGTTCCCGCTCGGCCTGATCCTCGGCGTCGCGGCGATCGTGCTCGGTGCGCTGGCCCGCCGGAGCGCGCGCCCTGCTCGGGTGCGCGCTCCGGGAGCGGTGCCAGGCATCGTGCTCGGCATCGTCGCGACGGTCTTCGCCAGCTTCGTCGCGGTGACCGCCGCGGTGTTCTGGGACGAGGTGAGCGAGTACTACACCTGCATGGAGGGGGCGAACACCCGCACCTCGCAGGAGGGCTGCCAGGAGACGATGCGGAAGCGGCTCACTGAGCGCTTGGAAGCGGACGGTAGCGCAGGCTGA